A region from the Achromobacter seleniivolatilans genome encodes:
- a CDS encoding ASCH domain-containing protein, translating to MKPPAPYEDAVTFQFGDSPELADALLALVLAGTKTATCGALHHFNDQEPVPAVGRRDVVLDGQGRPACVIETTSVLIQRFDQVDEAFALAEGEGPYDVWRAEHIAYFDRNGGYTPDMMLVCERFRVAEVFDRNS from the coding sequence GTGAAGCCCCCCGCCCCCTACGAAGACGCCGTGACATTCCAGTTCGGAGACTCGCCCGAACTGGCCGACGCCTTGCTGGCGCTGGTTTTGGCCGGCACGAAGACAGCCACCTGCGGCGCCTTGCACCACTTCAATGATCAAGAACCCGTGCCTGCCGTGGGCCGCCGCGACGTCGTGCTGGACGGACAGGGCCGGCCTGCCTGCGTCATCGAAACCACCAGCGTGCTGATCCAGCGTTTTGATCAGGTGGATGAGGCCTTTGCACTGGCGGAAGGCGAAGGCCCCTACGACGTCTGGCGAGCCGAACACATTGCGTATTTTGATCGCAACGGCGGCTATACCCCCGACATGATGCTGGTGTGCGAACGCTTCCGCGTCGCCGAAGTCTTTGATCGAAACTCGTAA
- a CDS encoding ABC transporter ATP-binding protein codes for MSATQPPVLEVTNLSARYGKVGALVGATLTVPAGSIVTVIGANGAGKSTMLNAVMGSLPQTGHAAGNVQYAGTDVSSWQVERRVAAGMSLVPERRELFGTMSVEDNLLLGGFRRYRARESGWRDTLNEVFDLFPRLRERRAQHAGTLSGGERQMLAVGRALMAKPTLLMLDEPSLGLAPRIVREIFHIIARLRETGVAILLVEQNARAALQVADYGYVLETGEVILHGPARELAGDPKVIESYLGLGKGAEQA; via the coding sequence ATGAGCGCGACGCAACCCCCCGTACTTGAAGTCACCAATCTGTCGGCCCGCTATGGCAAGGTCGGCGCATTGGTGGGTGCCACGCTGACCGTCCCCGCTGGCAGTATCGTGACCGTGATCGGCGCGAATGGCGCGGGCAAGTCCACCATGCTGAACGCCGTGATGGGTTCGCTGCCGCAAACCGGCCATGCGGCCGGCAATGTGCAATATGCGGGCACCGATGTGTCCAGCTGGCAGGTCGAGCGCCGCGTGGCGGCCGGCATGTCGCTGGTGCCGGAACGACGCGAACTCTTCGGCACGATGTCCGTGGAAGATAACCTGCTGCTGGGAGGCTTTCGCCGCTATCGTGCCCGTGAAAGCGGCTGGCGCGATACCCTGAACGAAGTGTTCGATCTGTTCCCGCGTCTGCGTGAGCGGCGTGCGCAACACGCTGGCACCTTGTCCGGCGGTGAACGGCAAATGCTTGCCGTCGGCCGCGCGCTGATGGCCAAGCCTACCTTGCTGATGCTGGATGAGCCCAGCCTGGGCCTGGCGCCGCGGATTGTGCGCGAGATCTTCCACATCATCGCGCGTCTGCGCGAGACCGGCGTGGCGATCTTGCTGGTCGAACAAAATGCCCGCGCGGCGCTGCAAGTGGCCGACTACGGTTATGTGCTGGAAACCGGCGAAGTCATTTTGCACGGTCCGGCACGCGAGCTGGCTGGCGACCCCAAGGTCATCGAAAGCTATCTGGGTTTGGGCAAGGGCGCGGAGCAGGCCTGA
- a CDS encoding branched-chain amino acid ABC transporter ATP-binding protein/permease: MNRILLAVFIVVLAGLPLVPVTPEFWVTQLNYIGLASLVVLGLVLLTGVGGLTSFGQAAFVGLGAYTTAFLTTQYDVSPWLALPVGLIITAVVAYLLGAITLRLSGHYLPLGTIAWSLSLYFLFGNIDMLGKHDGIAGIEPLSIFGISLASGRHIYYLIWVFVLLALWATRNLLNSRPGRAIRALKSGAGMAESMGVNTAAYKVVIFVWAALLACISGWLYAHMQRAVSPSPFGLNYGIEYLFMAVVGGAGYVWGALLGSSVILVLKDQLQNLLPKLLDTNANFEMIVFGVLLILMLQYARNGLWPILSGWWGSITGADGSRRNLAPPAPAPALPTRQRPQPGQVVLEVDAIRKEFGGLVAVNDITFKVRSGEIMGLIGPNGAGKSTTFNLISGVLPVTRGKVTFMDQRIDNRSAREIAKLGVGRTFQHVQLLPGMSVLENVALGAHLRSDVGVWAGALHADRAREAQLLHEAAEQVKRVGLGEYLYEQAGNLALGQQRILEIARALAADPVLLLLDEPAAGLRYKEKQDLARVLEQLRAEGMSILLVEHDMDFVMRLTNHLVVMDFGTKLAEGVPADVQKNPAVLEAYLGGIDDDLPEADQAKPVSAGGV, translated from the coding sequence ATGAACCGCATTTTGCTTGCCGTATTCATCGTCGTCCTGGCGGGCCTGCCATTAGTGCCGGTCACGCCGGAATTCTGGGTGACGCAACTCAATTACATCGGTCTGGCCAGCTTGGTTGTGCTGGGGCTGGTGCTGCTGACTGGCGTGGGTGGCTTGACGTCATTCGGCCAGGCGGCGTTCGTCGGCCTGGGCGCATATACCACCGCTTTTCTGACCACGCAGTACGACGTATCGCCCTGGCTGGCGTTGCCTGTCGGCCTGATCATCACCGCCGTTGTGGCTTATCTGCTTGGCGCGATCACGTTGCGCCTGTCGGGCCACTATTTGCCCTTGGGCACGATTGCCTGGAGCCTGTCGCTGTATTTCCTGTTCGGCAATATCGACATGCTGGGCAAGCATGACGGCATTGCCGGCATCGAACCCCTCAGCATCTTCGGCATCTCGCTGGCCAGCGGCCGCCACATCTATTACCTGATCTGGGTATTCGTATTGTTGGCGCTGTGGGCGACCCGAAACCTGCTGAACTCGCGTCCTGGCCGCGCTATCCGCGCGCTGAAAAGCGGCGCCGGCATGGCTGAATCCATGGGCGTGAACACCGCTGCATACAAGGTCGTGATCTTTGTCTGGGCCGCGTTGCTGGCTTGCATTTCGGGCTGGTTGTACGCCCACATGCAGCGCGCCGTCAGCCCCAGCCCCTTCGGCTTGAACTACGGTATTGAATACCTGTTCATGGCGGTGGTCGGCGGCGCGGGTTACGTGTGGGGCGCCTTGCTGGGCTCCAGCGTGATCCTGGTGCTGAAGGATCAACTGCAAAACCTGTTGCCCAAGCTGCTGGACACGAACGCCAACTTCGAGATGATCGTCTTCGGCGTGCTGTTGATCCTGATGCTGCAATATGCCCGCAACGGCCTGTGGCCGATCCTGTCGGGCTGGTGGGGCAGCATCACGGGCGCTGATGGTTCGCGCCGCAATCTGGCGCCTCCCGCACCGGCGCCGGCCTTGCCAACGCGCCAGCGTCCGCAGCCGGGTCAGGTGGTGTTGGAAGTGGATGCGATCCGCAAGGAATTCGGCGGTCTGGTGGCCGTGAATGACATCACCTTCAAAGTGCGCTCGGGCGAAATCATGGGCCTGATCGGCCCGAACGGCGCGGGCAAAAGCACGACCTTCAACCTGATCAGCGGCGTGCTGCCGGTCACGCGTGGCAAGGTCACGTTCATGGACCAGCGCATCGACAACCGTTCGGCGCGTGAAATCGCCAAGCTGGGTGTGGGCCGTACCTTCCAGCACGTGCAATTGCTGCCTGGAATGTCCGTGCTGGAAAACGTGGCTTTGGGTGCGCACTTGCGCTCTGATGTGGGCGTTTGGGCGGGGGCGTTGCACGCTGACCGCGCGCGTGAAGCGCAGTTGCTGCACGAGGCCGCCGAGCAGGTCAAACGTGTGGGCCTGGGCGAATACCTGTATGAACAGGCGGGCAACCTGGCGCTGGGCCAGCAACGTATTCTGGAAATCGCGCGGGCGCTTGCCGCCGATCCTGTGTTGCTGCTGCTGGATGAGCCGGCCGCTGGCCTGCGCTACAAGGAAAAGCAGGATCTGGCACGCGTGCTGGAACAACTGCGCGCGGAAGGCATGAGCATTCTGCTTGTCGAACACGATATGGATTTTGTGATGCGCCTGACCAACCACCTCGTGGTGATGGATTTCGGCACCAAGCTGGCCGAAGGTGTGCCGGCCGACGTGCAAAAGAACCCGGCGGTGCTGGAAGCCTATCTGGGCGGCATCGACGACGACCTGCCCGAAGCGGATCAGGCCAAGCCCGTGTCGGCAGGAGGTGTGTGA
- a CDS encoding branched-chain amino acid ABC transporter permease codes for MDSSIALILLQDGVVNGAIYALLGMALVLVFAVTRVIFIPQGEFVAFGALTLAMLVDGKVPGTAYLLPLLGAVCLVLELLRAVRNRSAAGLPKTLVTCVVLPLALFWLTKSYTAPDNSLWLNMLLTLLLVIPMGPMVYRIVYQPLAEATVLVLLIVSVAVHFALMGLALVFFGAEGWRTPAFVSGQVDLGFMVWSAQSLFVVATCALLIVALWLFFGKTLYGRALRATAVNRRGARLVGISTTMSGSLTFTLAVGIGAMSGMLIAPITTVYYDTGFLIGLKGFVGAIIGGLASYPIAAAGSLLVGVLESFSSFWASAYKEVIVFTLIIPVLVWRSFSTHHVDEEE; via the coding sequence ATGGATTCCTCAATTGCGCTGATCCTGCTGCAAGACGGTGTCGTCAACGGTGCTATCTATGCCCTTCTGGGTATGGCTCTGGTGCTGGTTTTCGCCGTTACGCGCGTCATTTTCATTCCCCAAGGTGAGTTCGTGGCGTTTGGCGCCCTGACCTTGGCCATGCTGGTGGATGGCAAGGTGCCTGGCACTGCCTATCTGCTGCCGCTCTTGGGCGCCGTATGCCTGGTGCTTGAGCTGTTGCGCGCCGTGCGCAATCGCAGCGCCGCCGGCCTTCCCAAGACGCTAGTCACCTGTGTTGTGTTGCCGCTGGCGCTGTTCTGGCTGACCAAGAGCTACACCGCACCCGACAACTCGCTGTGGCTGAACATGCTGCTGACGTTGTTGCTGGTGATTCCGATGGGTCCGATGGTCTATCGCATCGTCTATCAGCCGCTGGCCGAAGCCACCGTGCTGGTCCTGCTGATCGTTTCCGTGGCCGTGCACTTTGCGCTGATGGGGCTGGCACTGGTGTTTTTTGGCGCGGAAGGCTGGCGCACGCCGGCGTTCGTCAGCGGCCAGGTGGATCTGGGCTTCATGGTCTGGTCCGCGCAAAGCCTGTTTGTGGTGGCGACCTGCGCGCTGCTGATCGTGGCCTTGTGGTTGTTCTTCGGCAAGACGCTGTATGGCCGCGCATTGCGCGCCACCGCCGTCAACCGCCGCGGCGCGCGTCTGGTGGGCATCAGCACGACCATGTCGGGCAGCTTGACGTTCACGCTGGCCGTGGGTATCGGCGCCATGTCCGGCATGCTGATTGCGCCCATCACCACCGTCTACTACGACACGGGTTTCCTGATCGGCTTGAAGGGCTTTGTGGGCGCCATTATCGGCGGCCTGGCCAGCTACCCCATCGCCGCGGCGGGTTCGCTGCTGGTTGGCGTGCTGGAATCCTTCTCGTCCTTCTGGGCCAGCGCCTATAAGGAAGTGATTGTCTTTACCCTGATTATCCCGGTTCTGGTCTGGCGTTCGTTCAGCACCCATCACGTGGACGAAGAGGAATAA
- a CDS encoding ABC transporter substrate-binding protein, which produces MRKHFGLSAAAAAVALTLPLLASAQVKVGVTVSSTGPAASLGIPERNTVALLPKEVAGQKIEWIVLDDATDTTQAVKNSRKLASDDKVDVLIGTSVTPGSLAMVDVAAEAKVPMISVAASAKIVEPVDDKRRWVFKTPQNDALMAGALADAMAKSKVKTLGFIGFADAYGDGWLDVMQKAAKAKGIEIVAIEKYSRTDTSVTGQVLKLVGAKPDAILIAGAGTPSALPQKELKARNYGGTIYQTHGAANNDVLRVCGKDCDGMYLPAGPLLVAAQLPDSNPVKKSALAYVETYEKANGAGSTNTFGGHMWDAGQLVVAALPVALKTGAKPGTPEFRAAMRDALEGVKDLAASQGVFNMSPTDHAGFDERSRVIVKVEGGKWVYQPGL; this is translated from the coding sequence ATGCGCAAGCACTTCGGCTTGTCCGCGGCCGCTGCCGCCGTAGCCCTGACTCTGCCGCTCCTGGCGAGCGCACAGGTCAAGGTGGGCGTGACGGTGTCCAGCACCGGCCCCGCCGCATCGCTGGGTATCCCCGAGCGTAATACCGTGGCGTTGCTCCCTAAAGAAGTGGCCGGCCAGAAGATCGAATGGATCGTTCTGGATGACGCCACCGACACGACGCAAGCCGTCAAGAACTCGCGCAAGCTGGCCTCTGACGACAAGGTCGATGTGCTGATCGGCACGTCCGTGACGCCGGGTTCGCTGGCCATGGTGGACGTGGCTGCCGAAGCCAAGGTGCCGATGATCAGCGTGGCGGCAAGCGCCAAGATCGTGGAACCCGTGGACGACAAGCGCCGCTGGGTTTTCAAGACCCCGCAGAACGACGCGCTGATGGCCGGCGCCCTGGCTGACGCCATGGCCAAGTCCAAGGTCAAGACCCTGGGCTTCATCGGCTTTGCCGACGCCTACGGCGACGGTTGGCTGGACGTGATGCAAAAGGCCGCCAAGGCCAAGGGCATTGAAATCGTCGCTATCGAAAAATACAGCCGCACCGACACCAGCGTGACGGGCCAGGTCTTGAAGCTGGTCGGCGCAAAGCCGGACGCCATCTTGATCGCTGGCGCGGGCACCCCGTCGGCACTGCCGCAAAAGGAACTGAAGGCCCGCAACTACGGCGGCACCATCTACCAAACCCACGGCGCCGCCAACAACGACGTGCTGCGTGTGTGCGGCAAGGATTGCGACGGCATGTACCTGCCGGCCGGTCCTCTGCTGGTCGCGGCGCAACTGCCTGACAGCAACCCGGTCAAGAAGTCGGCGCTGGCCTACGTGGAAACGTACGAAAAAGCCAACGGCGCGGGTTCCACCAACACGTTCGGCGGCCACATGTGGGATGCCGGTCAATTGGTGGTTGCAGCTTTGCCCGTGGCGCTGAAGACGGGCGCCAAGCCCGGCACGCCGGAATTCCGCGCCGCCATGCGCGATGCGCTGGAAGGCGTGAAGGATCTGGCCGCGTCGCAAGGCGTGTTCAACATGTCGCCTACCGACCACGCTGGCTTTGACGAGCGTTCGCGCGTCATCGTCAAGGTCGAAGGCGGCAAGTGGGTTTATCAGCCCGGTCTGTAA
- a CDS encoding biotin transporter BioY has translation MKSNNTVLIALFAALIVVLSLMPPIPLPGIPVPITLQTLGAMLAGAMLGPVRGALACLLYLALAAIGLPVLPGGRGGLGAFVGPTGGFLVGLVVGAFVTGWLARLLAGRATGAWTRVAGYLAACIVGGIVVVYAFGVPWLATVTKMGFSKAAMAVAVFLPGDLVKAVLAAWVASRVERVWPMLGR, from the coding sequence GTGAAATCCAACAATACCGTATTGATTGCGCTCTTCGCGGCGTTGATTGTCGTCCTGAGCCTGATGCCGCCGATTCCATTGCCGGGCATCCCTGTGCCGATCACGTTGCAGACGCTGGGCGCCATGCTGGCCGGCGCGATGTTGGGGCCAGTGCGGGGCGCGCTTGCCTGCCTGCTGTATCTGGCTCTGGCAGCAATTGGACTGCCGGTATTGCCGGGCGGCCGTGGCGGGCTGGGCGCGTTCGTCGGTCCGACGGGCGGATTCCTGGTGGGACTGGTGGTGGGAGCCTTTGTCACGGGTTGGCTGGCACGGCTGTTGGCGGGCCGCGCGACCGGCGCCTGGACCCGGGTGGCGGGGTATCTGGCCGCGTGCATCGTGGGCGGTATTGTCGTCGTGTATGCCTTTGGCGTGCCTTGGCTGGCCACGGTGACCAAGATGGGGTTTTCCAAAGCGGCGATGGCAGTAGCGGTGTTTTTGCCCGGCGACTTGGTCAAGGCGGTGCTGGCCGCCTGGGTCGCGTCGCGTGTGGAGCGCGTTTGGCCGATGCTGGGACGGTAA
- a CDS encoding energy-coupling factor transporter transmembrane component T family protein codes for MIEPLYVAGHTPLHRVPAWLKLLALMAAGAGLFLLHDPSLLALAFAVAALLVWSTGVAAGAVWRQLRGLFWVLLAVGLFTGWFQGWIEALAVLLRIGAMVGLALAVTLATRTSDLIDVCERALMPFERLGLVDAGKVALALALALRFVPEIWRNFQEIREAQAARGLGANPIALIVPLIVLTLKRAQEVAEAIDARSP; via the coding sequence ATGATTGAGCCGCTCTACGTCGCGGGACATACCCCGTTGCACCGGGTGCCCGCCTGGCTGAAGCTGCTGGCTTTGATGGCGGCGGGTGCGGGGCTGTTCCTGTTGCATGATCCGAGCTTGCTGGCCCTGGCGTTTGCCGTGGCGGCGCTGCTGGTCTGGTCGACGGGCGTCGCCGCGGGTGCCGTCTGGCGCCAACTGCGGGGACTCTTCTGGGTGCTGCTGGCGGTGGGGCTGTTCACGGGCTGGTTTCAGGGTTGGATCGAGGCGCTGGCGGTATTGCTGCGTATTGGGGCGATGGTAGGGCTGGCGCTGGCCGTCACGCTGGCGACCCGCACGTCAGACCTGATCGATGTCTGCGAGCGCGCACTGATGCCGTTTGAACGGCTCGGCCTGGTGGATGCGGGCAAGGTGGCGCTGGCGTTGGCATTGGCCTTGCGCTTCGTGCCTGAGATCTGGCGCAATTTTCAGGAAATCCGTGAAGCGCAGGCGGCGCGCGGATTGGGCGCCAATCCCATCGCTTTGATCGTGCCCCTGATCGTGCTGACCTTGAAGCGGGCGCAGGAAGTCGCCGAAGCCATCGACGCGCGCAGCCCCTGA
- a CDS encoding energy-coupling factor ABC transporter ATP-binding protein, producing MLIEFDQAVVSTPQAEVLRGVSVTLAERRIGIVGPNGAGKSTLARLINGLVLPSSGSVRVDGLDTRQDLKAVRRRVGFVFQNPENQIVFPIVREDLAFGLKHLEPNKAQRETRIEAQLGSLGVGHLADRTSHTLSGGERQLVALAAVLVMEPALIVFDEPTTQLDLRNRNRVRASIAGLAHDAIVVSHDLELLEDFDRVLVVRDGMIAADDNPAAALRWYREHCA from the coding sequence ATGTTAATCGAGTTTGACCAGGCGGTAGTGTCCACGCCCCAGGCGGAAGTGTTGCGCGGGGTGAGCGTAACCCTGGCCGAACGCCGCATCGGCATCGTCGGCCCCAATGGCGCCGGCAAGAGCACGCTGGCGCGCTTGATCAACGGATTGGTGCTGCCCTCGTCGGGGAGTGTGCGGGTGGACGGGCTGGATACCCGGCAGGATCTGAAGGCCGTGCGTCGGCGTGTTGGCTTCGTGTTCCAGAACCCCGAAAACCAGATTGTCTTTCCCATCGTGCGCGAAGACCTGGCGTTTGGGCTGAAGCATCTGGAACCGAATAAAGCGCAGCGCGAAACCCGCATTGAGGCTCAACTGGGCAGTTTGGGCGTGGGCCACCTGGCCGACCGGACGAGCCACACGCTGTCGGGCGGTGAACGGCAATTAGTGGCGCTGGCTGCCGTGCTGGTCATGGAGCCTGCCTTGATCGTCTTTGACGAACCGACGACCCAGCTGGATTTACGCAACCGCAACCGCGTGCGTGCGTCGATTGCCGGGCTGGCCCATGACGCCATCGTGGTCAGCCACGACCTGGAGCTGCTGGAAGATTTCGACCGTGTATTGGTCGTGCGCGACGGCATGATTGCGGCCGACGACAACCCGGCAGCCGCGCTGCGCTGGTATCGGGAGCATTGCGCATGA
- the msrB gene encoding peptide-methionine (R)-S-oxide reductase MsrB produces MEKVRKTDAEWRAQLSPEEYVVTREKGTERAFTGRYWNTTTPGIYRCVGCGTALFASDTKFDAGCGWPSYFQALDPELVREERDVTHGMVRTEVLCNVCDSHLGHVFPDGPEPTGLRYCINSLSMTFEPIED; encoded by the coding sequence ATGGAAAAAGTACGTAAAACCGACGCCGAATGGCGCGCCCAGCTTTCCCCGGAAGAATACGTGGTCACCCGTGAAAAGGGTACCGAACGCGCGTTCACCGGGCGTTATTGGAATACGACTACGCCCGGCATCTACCGCTGCGTGGGCTGTGGCACCGCTTTGTTCGCATCCGACACCAAATTCGACGCCGGCTGCGGCTGGCCCAGCTACTTCCAGGCGCTGGACCCGGAATTGGTGCGCGAAGAGCGCGACGTGACCCACGGCATGGTGCGCACCGAAGTGCTGTGCAATGTCTGTGACTCGCACCTGGGCCACGTCTTCCCGGACGGCCCCGAACCCACAGGCCTGCGCTACTGCATCAATTCCCTGTCGATGACGTTTGAACCCATAGAAGACTGA
- a CDS encoding septation protein A, with protein sequence MKKFLFDLFPLFLFFIAYRYTDIYIATGVAMAAAVLQIVWLKATGRATEAMHWINLTVILVFGGATIWLHSDVFIKWKPTVLYWMFGGALVFARLLFGRNLIRRLMEKQVQLPDTAWDKLNMVWAAFFLIAGALNLYVAFSGHFTESQWVSFKAFGLMGLMVVFVIGQSFWLGKHIQTEENSSSGTPPGQP encoded by the coding sequence ATGAAGAAGTTTCTGTTCGACCTGTTTCCGCTGTTCCTGTTCTTCATTGCCTACCGGTACACGGACATCTACATTGCCACGGGCGTCGCGATGGCGGCGGCTGTGCTGCAAATTGTGTGGCTGAAAGCGACGGGACGCGCCACCGAGGCCATGCACTGGATCAACCTGACGGTCATCCTGGTGTTCGGCGGCGCCACCATCTGGCTGCACAGCGATGTCTTCATCAAGTGGAAGCCCACCGTGCTGTACTGGATGTTCGGCGGCGCGCTGGTGTTTGCCCGCCTGCTGTTCGGCCGCAACCTGATCCGCCGCCTGATGGAAAAGCAGGTTCAGCTGCCGGATACGGCTTGGGACAAGCTGAATATGGTGTGGGCGGCATTCTTCCTGATTGCTGGCGCGCTGAATCTGTATGTGGCGTTTTCCGGGCATTTCACCGAGTCGCAGTGGGTCAGCTTCAAGGCATTTGGCCTGATGGGCCTGATGGTGGTTTTTGTGATCGGTCAGTCTTTTTGGCTGGGCAAACACATCCAGACCGAAGAAAATAGCAGCTCTGGCACCCCGCCTGGGCAGCCCTGA
- a CDS encoding BolA family protein: MSDTTDRITLIRERLAALEPVKLDILDDSHLHAGHEGSKNGAGHYRVHIVAPCFAGLSAVARHRLVYHHLQDLIPYPIHALALDAQAPK, translated from the coding sequence ATGTCAGACACCACCGATCGCATTACCCTGATCCGGGAGCGGCTAGCCGCCCTGGAACCCGTCAAACTGGACATTCTGGACGACTCGCATTTGCATGCCGGCCACGAAGGCAGTAAAAACGGCGCCGGCCATTATCGCGTGCACATTGTGGCGCCCTGTTTCGCAGGGCTCTCCGCCGTGGCGCGACATAGGCTGGTGTATCATCATTTGCAAGATTTGATCCCCTATCCGATTCATGCGCTTGCGCTAGATGCCCAGGCACCCAAATAG
- a CDS encoding peptidylprolyl isomerase, whose amino-acid sequence MKRIVMLAAACVIAVPAFAQNVATVNGKAIPQKNLDQFVKLLVSQGATDSPQLREQVKQEMINRQIFVQAAESTGIAKQADVQTEVELARQGILVRALMADYLAKHPVSDAKVTAEYDKIKKEQAGKMEYKVRHILVEDEKTANDLLAQIKSNKNKFDDLAKKNSKDPGSAEKGGDLGWAPPTNYVQPFAQAVTQLKKGQLVDKPVQTQFGWHIIQVDDTRPVEFPPLDQVRPQLEEMLRQQTLADYQKELREKAKIQ is encoded by the coding sequence ATGAAACGCATCGTCATGCTGGCTGCGGCCTGCGTCATCGCTGTGCCTGCTTTTGCGCAGAATGTGGCTACCGTTAACGGCAAGGCCATCCCGCAAAAGAATCTGGATCAATTCGTCAAGCTGCTGGTCAGCCAAGGCGCGACCGATTCGCCGCAACTGCGCGAACAGGTCAAGCAAGAAATGATCAACCGCCAGATCTTTGTTCAAGCCGCTGAATCCACCGGCATCGCCAAGCAGGCCGACGTTCAAACTGAAGTTGAACTGGCCCGCCAAGGCATCCTGGTCCGCGCCCTGATGGCCGATTACCTGGCCAAGCACCCGGTTTCGGATGCCAAGGTCACGGCGGAATACGACAAGATCAAGAAGGAACAAGCCGGCAAGATGGAATACAAGGTCCGTCACATCCTCGTCGAAGACGAGAAGACGGCCAATGACCTGCTGGCCCAGATCAAGAGCAACAAGAACAAGTTCGACGATCTGGCCAAGAAGAACTCGAAGGACCCCGGCAGCGCCGAAAAGGGTGGCGATCTGGGTTGGGCTCCTCCGACCAACTACGTACAGCCGTTCGCGCAAGCCGTGACGCAGTTGAAGAAGGGGCAACTGGTCGACAAGCCGGTCCAGACTCAATTCGGCTGGCACATCATCCAGGTTGACGACACCCGCCCGGTGGAATTCCCGCCGCTGGATCAAGTGCGTCCGCAACTGGAAGAAATGCTGCGCCAGCAAACCCTGGCCGACTACCAGAAAGAACTGCGCGAAAAGGCCAAGATTCAGTAA